From a single Parafrankia discariae genomic region:
- a CDS encoding phosphotransferase enzyme family protein yields MGTGEPGGGAGVVTGGLLELAGALADVLAVYDLGPAPSPTLVNVSENMTYRIDDAAGGRRWALRLHRPGYHDAAEIAAELAWVAALRAEEVVATPPVVANRFGSVVTTVRSGDALRHAVLFEWVDGDSPELGDTAGLISSFGLLGDIAGRMHDHAARWSRPTGFRRFAWSWHATLGPGARWGNWRAGVAAALPGEAGRLIAMLEPAAAEVERGLAAYGRGPGRFGLIHADMRLANLLVAHPAAGRSDPVINVIDFDDCGFGWYLYDLAAALSFIEHSPALPALAAAWLEAYRAHRPLGPEDLAVVPTLVLLRRLLLVAWLGTHPHSDAVPDAAAYARDTAELAHRYLTGTLLPDT; encoded by the coding sequence GTGGGGACCGGTGAACCGGGGGGCGGGGCCGGCGTGGTCACCGGCGGGCTGCTCGAGCTCGCCGGGGCGCTGGCCGACGTCCTGGCCGTGTACGACCTGGGGCCGGCCCCGTCGCCGACGCTGGTCAACGTCTCCGAGAACATGACGTACCGGATCGACGATGCGGCCGGCGGCCGCCGCTGGGCGCTGCGGCTGCACCGGCCGGGCTATCACGATGCCGCCGAGATCGCCGCCGAGCTGGCCTGGGTGGCGGCGCTTCGGGCCGAGGAGGTGGTGGCCACGCCCCCGGTGGTGGCGAACCGGTTCGGCTCGGTGGTGACCACCGTCCGGTCGGGGGACGCGCTCCGGCACGCGGTGCTGTTCGAATGGGTCGACGGGGACTCGCCCGAGCTCGGCGACACCGCCGGGCTGATCTCCTCGTTCGGCCTCCTCGGGGACATCGCCGGCCGGATGCACGACCATGCCGCCCGCTGGTCCAGGCCCACCGGCTTCCGACGGTTCGCCTGGTCCTGGCATGCGACGCTCGGACCGGGGGCGCGGTGGGGGAACTGGCGCGCCGGGGTGGCGGCGGCGCTGCCCGGCGAGGCCGGGCGCCTGATCGCGATGCTCGAGCCGGCCGCGGCGGAGGTGGAACGCGGCCTCGCCGCCTATGGCCGCGGGCCGGGCCGCTTCGGGTTGATCCACGCGGACATGCGCCTGGCCAACCTGCTCGTGGCCCACCCGGCCGCCGGGCGGTCCGATCCGGTGATCAACGTGATCGACTTCGATGACTGCGGCTTCGGCTGGTACCTCTACGACCTCGCCGCGGCGTTGTCGTTCATCGAGCACAGTCCCGCCCTGCCGGCGCTGGCCGCGGCCTGGCTGGAGGCCTACCGGGCCCACCGCCCGCTCGGGCCGGAGGACCTCGCCGTCGTGCCGACGCTGGTCCTGCTGCGCCGGCTGCTGCTCGTCGCCTGGCTGGGCACCCATCCGCACTCCGACGCCGTCCCGGACGCCGCCGCGTACGCCCGGGACACCGCCGAGCTCGCGCACCGCTACCTGACCGGCACCCTGCTCCCGGATACCTGA
- a CDS encoding ATP-dependent 6-phosphofructokinase produces the protein MDEPLTVDGAELDVRSLGPCRIDSPLLPLLGARPTTQHYIDEGDKVLFDDTVSMISARKVPLDELPGFEPAGPRRKIYFDPSKTRVGIVTCGGLCPGLNNVIRGLVLELTNHYGVNRIFGFRHGYQGFVAKYGHSVVDLTPERVANIDEDGGTILGTSRGQQDPAEIVDCLSRMNINILFVIGGDGTLRGARAISRIVTERGEKIAVVGIPKTIDNDIPYIDQSFGFQTAFAKAAESIRAAYAEATSAPGGVGIVRLMGRHSGFIACYAVLAKSDADVVLIPELPFTLEGERGLLAYIRRRVEKRGHAVVVVAEGAGQDLVAGLPESSDASGNRKLYDIGPELSRRITEDFAARGAELNLKYIDPSYHIRSVAANPYDNVYTIRLAHAAVHAAMSGRTEMVVGRWRRRFIHIPIALAVSQRNQVDPAGDLWMSVLEATGQPYRFG, from the coding sequence GTGGACGAGCCGCTGACTGTCGACGGCGCCGAGCTGGATGTTCGCAGCCTCGGCCCGTGCCGGATCGACTCACCGCTGCTCCCGCTGCTCGGTGCGCGGCCGACGACCCAGCACTACATCGACGAGGGCGACAAGGTCCTCTTCGACGACACCGTTTCGATGATCTCCGCGCGGAAGGTGCCGCTGGACGAGCTGCCGGGCTTCGAGCCCGCCGGCCCACGCCGCAAGATCTACTTCGACCCGTCCAAGACCCGGGTCGGAATCGTGACCTGCGGGGGGCTCTGCCCCGGCCTGAACAACGTCATCCGTGGGCTGGTGCTCGAGCTGACCAACCACTACGGCGTCAACCGGATCTTCGGCTTCCGGCACGGCTACCAGGGTTTCGTCGCCAAGTACGGGCACAGCGTCGTCGACCTCACCCCGGAGCGGGTGGCGAACATCGACGAGGACGGCGGCACGATCCTCGGCACCTCCCGCGGTCAGCAGGACCCGGCCGAGATCGTCGACTGCCTGTCCCGGATGAACATCAACATCCTGTTCGTGATCGGTGGTGACGGCACCCTGCGCGGCGCGCGGGCGATCTCCCGCATCGTCACCGAGCGCGGCGAGAAGATCGCGGTCGTCGGCATCCCGAAGACGATCGACAACGACATCCCCTACATCGACCAGAGTTTCGGGTTCCAGACCGCGTTCGCGAAGGCCGCCGAGTCGATCCGCGCGGCGTACGCGGAGGCGACCTCGGCTCCCGGCGGGGTCGGCATAGTCCGGCTGATGGGTCGGCACTCCGGCTTCATCGCCTGTTACGCGGTGCTGGCCAAGAGCGACGCGGACGTCGTGCTCATCCCGGAGCTGCCCTTCACCCTGGAGGGGGAGCGGGGCCTGTTGGCCTACATCCGCCGGCGGGTCGAGAAGCGGGGCCACGCCGTGGTCGTCGTGGCGGAGGGTGCCGGGCAGGATCTCGTGGCCGGCCTGCCCGAATCGTCCGACGCCTCGGGGAACCGCAAGCTCTACGACATCGGCCCGGAGCTCTCCCGGCGGATCACCGAGGACTTCGCCGCCCGCGGCGCCGAGCTCAACCTGAAGTACATCGATCCGAGCTACCACATCCGCAGCGTGGCGGCGAACCCGTACGACAACGTCTACACGATCCGGCTGGCGCACGCGGCGGTGCACGCCGCGATGTCCGGGCGGACGGAGATGGTCGTCGGGCGCTGGCGCCGCCGGTTCATCCACATCCCGATCGCGCTCGCCGTCAGCCAGCGCAACCAGGTCGACCCGGCCGGTGACCTGTGGATGTCGGTCCTGGAGGCCACCGGCCAGCCCTACCGCTTCGGCTGA
- a CDS encoding DUF7800 domain-containing protein codes for MASLLLGPMHRYADDRHVSVWVETDEPCTVEVRSSPGFNAGLGSGPEAEAGPPPGPRAAAPTFAVAGHHYALVVVDGLEPGTVYPYEVWLTPASGPSTDPTGEPSADPAVCVWPEPGSPPSLLRPVGGGRPVRLVFGSCRVTAPQERPYTLSPGEDPRGLGTDALHALALRLTETPPHTWPDALLLLGDQVYADHVSPTTAARIRTRRDITVPPGEEIADFTEYAWLYQEAWSQREIRWLLSTVPTAMIADDHDIRDDWNISAAWRAEIRSQPWWDTRITSGIMAYWLYQHLGNLDPGTLAADPVFTAVTATAAGGEDGENLLRAFARRVDRMPDLGALASDHDEDDGGAGTGTGQGTGTLAGERPPTPPRWSYRWDLGRTRLIVIDSRFARVVAPDGTRAMVHDADWSWVRDQTRHTGEVDHLLLGTSVPYLLTPTIHNVEAVSERLASGRFGRIASAGAERLRQALDLEHWAAFSDSFVRMTQLLHQVSTGEHGPAPASVVVLSGDVHHAYLARAEPARDPVAATRLPADLGAGTHLTTTGDTGTHRTGTGGDRSGSGGDDTAQSGGTDGESAVWQAVCSPFRNPLGPGIRRIDALSRRRPLATTAGRIARLLGTRGQPVRWKTTHGPWFDSQLATLVLDGRGATMLLEKTEPDGDPGGLDEVMRATLS; via the coding sequence ATGGCCAGCCTCCTCCTCGGACCCATGCACCGGTATGCCGACGACCGCCACGTGTCCGTGTGGGTGGAGACCGACGAGCCCTGCACCGTCGAGGTCCGGTCCAGCCCCGGCTTCAACGCCGGCCTCGGCTCCGGGCCCGAGGCCGAGGCCGGCCCACCGCCCGGGCCGCGCGCGGCGGCGCCGACCTTCGCCGTCGCCGGGCACCACTACGCGCTGGTCGTGGTCGACGGCCTCGAACCGGGCACCGTCTACCCGTACGAGGTCTGGCTCACCCCGGCGAGTGGGCCATCGACCGACCCGACGGGTGAGCCATCGGCCGACCCGGCGGTGTGCGTCTGGCCCGAGCCGGGCAGCCCGCCCAGCCTGCTGCGGCCGGTGGGCGGCGGCCGTCCCGTCCGGCTGGTGTTCGGCTCGTGCCGGGTGACCGCGCCGCAGGAGAGGCCGTACACGCTGTCCCCCGGCGAGGACCCACGCGGCCTGGGCACCGACGCTTTGCACGCCCTGGCGCTGCGCCTGACCGAGACACCGCCGCACACCTGGCCCGACGCGCTGCTGCTGCTCGGCGACCAGGTCTACGCGGACCACGTCTCGCCGACGACCGCGGCCCGGATCCGGACCCGGCGCGACATCACTGTGCCGCCCGGCGAGGAGATCGCGGATTTCACCGAGTACGCCTGGCTTTACCAGGAGGCCTGGTCACAGCGGGAGATCCGCTGGCTGCTCTCGACCGTCCCGACCGCGATGATCGCCGACGACCACGACATCCGCGACGACTGGAACATCTCCGCCGCCTGGCGCGCCGAGATCCGGTCGCAGCCGTGGTGGGACACCCGGATCACCAGCGGGATCATGGCGTACTGGCTGTACCAGCACCTGGGCAACCTGGATCCGGGCACGCTCGCCGCAGATCCGGTGTTCACCGCGGTCACCGCGACGGCCGCCGGCGGCGAGGACGGCGAGAACCTGCTGCGCGCCTTCGCCCGGCGCGTCGACCGGATGCCGGATCTCGGAGCGCTCGCGTCCGACCACGACGAGGACGACGGCGGCGCCGGGACCGGGACCGGCCAGGGCACCGGAACGCTGGCCGGCGAGCGCCCGCCGACCCCGCCGCGCTGGAGCTACCGCTGGGACCTCGGCCGTACCCGGCTGATCGTCATCGACTCCCGCTTCGCCCGGGTCGTGGCCCCCGACGGGACCCGCGCCATGGTGCACGACGCCGACTGGTCCTGGGTCCGGGACCAGACCCGGCACACCGGCGAGGTCGATCACCTGCTGCTCGGGACGTCCGTGCCGTACCTACTCACCCCGACGATCCACAACGTCGAGGCGGTGAGCGAACGACTGGCCTCCGGCCGCTTCGGACGGATCGCGTCCGCCGGGGCGGAACGGCTGCGCCAGGCGCTCGACCTCGAGCACTGGGCCGCGTTCAGCGACTCGTTCGTCCGGATGACCCAGTTGCTCCACCAGGTGTCGACCGGCGAGCACGGCCCGGCTCCCGCGAGTGTCGTGGTGCTGTCCGGGGACGTCCACCACGCCTATCTGGCCAGGGCCGAACCGGCCCGCGACCCGGTCGCGGCGACTCGGCTGCCCGCCGACCTCGGTGCCGGCACCCACCTCACCACGACCGGCGACACCGGCACCCACCGCACCGGAACCGGCGGCGACAGGAGCGGAAGCGGCGGCGACGACACAGCCCAGTCGGGCGGCACGGACGGTGAGTCGGCGGTGTGGCAGGCGGTGTGCTCGCCCTTCCGCAACCCGCTCGGGCCCGGCATCCGCCGGATCGACGCGCTCTCCCGCCGCCGCCCACTCGCCACCACCGCCGGCCGGATCGCCCGCCTGCTGGGCACACGGGGACAGCCCGTGCGCTGGAAGACGACCCACGGGCCGTGGTTCGACAGCCAGCTCGCCACCCTCGTGCTGGACGGCCGCGGCGCGACCATGCTCCTGGAGAAGACCGAGCCGGACGGCGATCCGGGCGGCCTGGACGAGGTCATGCGCGCGACGCTGAGCTGA
- a CDS encoding proline dehydrogenase family protein: MIRPGTERRTERRAARPPAAERARELAGRVPAARALVDRLDRAGAGPVDALTRAAQVADARVLASIDRIGAVAADAETAAAATASYLTLLDLADRAGIADDLDISLRLAAVGQAVPRDGAKIAHGNAAEVCARAHEVGATVTLDTVMLDSAEPAAVDAMLATLEELRRDVPTAGALLRTSLARTLGDCRDLARPGCRVRLCPGPVRARPTATGIRRSRLDRHGAFAGCLGVLMAGPGYPMVATDDPGLIALTARLALHVGRRRDSFEFQALTGTLGREHRRLAAEGYRTRAYVGYGSPRPVRPR; the protein is encoded by the coding sequence GTGATCCGCCCTGGGACGGAGCGGCGGACCGAGCGGCGGGCAGCGCGACCGCCGGCCGCCGAGCGGGCCCGTGAGCTGGCCGGGCGGGTTCCCGCGGCCAGGGCGCTCGTCGACCGCCTCGACCGGGCGGGGGCCGGTCCGGTGGACGCGCTCACCCGCGCCGCGCAGGTCGCGGACGCCCGGGTGCTGGCGAGCATCGACCGGATTGGGGCCGTCGCGGCCGACGCCGAGACGGCGGCCGCCGCGACCGCCTCCTACCTGACCCTGCTCGACCTCGCCGACCGCGCCGGGATCGCCGACGACCTCGACATCAGCCTGCGGCTCGCGGCTGTCGGCCAGGCCGTACCCCGGGACGGCGCGAAAATCGCCCACGGGAACGCCGCCGAGGTCTGTGCCCGCGCCCATGAGGTCGGCGCCACCGTCACGCTGGACACCGTCATGCTGGACAGCGCCGAACCGGCCGCGGTCGACGCGATGCTGGCGACCCTGGAGGAGCTGCGCCGGGACGTCCCGACGGCCGGTGCCCTGCTGCGGACCAGCCTGGCCCGCACCCTGGGGGACTGCCGGGACCTCGCCCGTCCGGGCTGCCGGGTCCGGTTGTGCCCGGGACCCGTCCGGGCCAGGCCGACGGCGACCGGCATACGCCGGTCGAGGCTCGACCGGCACGGCGCGTTCGCCGGCTGCCTGGGTGTCCTCATGGCCGGACCGGGCTATCCCATGGTCGCCACGGACGATCCGGGGCTGATCGCGCTCACCGCCCGGCTGGCCCTGCACGTCGGCCGCCGCCGGGACAGCTTCGAGTTCCAGGCGCTGACGGGCACGCTCGGCCGTGAGCATCGACGGCTCGCCGCCGAGGGCTATCGGACCAGGGCGTACGTCGGGTACGGCTCGCCGCGGCCGGTTCGCCCGCGGTAG